The Oxyura jamaicensis isolate SHBP4307 breed ruddy duck chromosome 9, BPBGC_Ojam_1.0, whole genome shotgun sequence genome includes the window AAGTCTTTCCAACACAGGAGCTCCCCTTCTCTGGGGGAGGTTGGAGCAGAGACCTTCCAGAGATGCTCATTTGACCCAAACTCTCCTACAATAAAACCTTTCCAACACAAGcactgcacagagctgccatGCACCAACCACCAAGAAGTGTTCCAGCGATCCAACCTGTAATCAAAAGCAGCGGTGTTCAGGCAGAGGGGATGGCTGACCACATGAGAGTGCAAAACCTGCACACAGCAacaggggctgctccccccaTGCCCAAACTGAAGAATAGCAAAACTGATACGACTTTATTGAACATGGAAATGACTGGGGGAAGATGGAACTTCATacttttgtaggaaaaaatggTTACACAAAGCACAATAGAAACAGGTCATGATAGATACATGGGGTGCTTTGAGGAGCTGAATGTGCTCCGTTGTCCGGTACTTGTTAGAGTTGAGTATCTCGGGACAGAAGAGGCACCCTGTGAGTCTAGACACCCTTAAAATGAACATCTAGTTAATTCTAAGAAGTGCTGTAATAAAGGGATTTTATTCCTTTGAGAACTCCATGACATGGAATTCTTTGAAGCCACTAGGAGGCCCTCAAGAATAATTTGCAGAACCCCCAAAATTATTACAAAGATGGGAAAAAGCACTTTAAGCCTAaggcctgctgccagctgcctcaGGTAGGCTCTTTCAGGTATGCTGGGCACAACAGGCTACACTTTCAGCAGAAAGTCAACAACCAAGGGATCCATAATGGcttaaggaagaaagaaagggcGGTAAATTGCAGCTGATTGTtattgtcaaaaaaaatcagtgtttctcTGTGAAATCAGTCTTTCTTTCGGCTGTAGTTCAatccacagggaaaaaaaaaataataataaaaaaactttttatttttctcattcattttaacttttgaGAGTTGCACTGCAGCTCATTGGCCTGGGTTTGGTGGCTGCTCTGGTCTCTGCTGTTGTCCTCATTAGATAGTTCAGGTCATATTACTTTGtccaagaaaatattaattgggGTGGCAGTTTTCAGAGCTCATACAGGTATCTGTCTAACAGCTAAGCCACTAATTCTGTGTAGATCTATCTTCTCTTCCAATCAATGTGCTTTGTTAAAACAGAGCTAGACATTGAAATGAATAAAAGGAGATTCTATAGTGAGTAACTACAATTAGTACTGAGAGAGTTACAAAGCCCCCTGCTTTGGGGAGGATCCGTGTATGGGCTGGTGATATGCAGATTTGCCCTTCACCAATCTCTAGAAGAGAACAAGAGCTAAGCATATCTGAGAAAccctatttgttttctttgaaagattGCACCTTGGCTCTACTGCAAATAGCACACCATCCGTATAGCCCTATCTCAAACTAAAGGATGCGTCTCCAagtaaattagaaaaacaatttattctaaagaaagagatgaattataacttaattaaaactacacaagaaagctggggaaagAAGGATTAATTCAGGCCAGTCCTAAGGGAGCTCCAGCCCTAGCAGCACTTTGAAAAAAGACATTTGGTTACCATCCATCACCAGCACAGGAATTGCCATCAGTTATTCCCAGGGGGCACGACTTTTCCCAGGTAGATGGCTTCACAAATGTACCTCTTTACCACAGTGTGCTTCCCGAGCACAGAAATCACTCACTCCGAAGTCAGCTtgtatttagaaacaaaaagaagcagagattGAATGGGAACACAGCAGCAGGCTACTTTAGAAAGATTTAGAGTCGCAGCAGACAGCATAGAAGATGCGATACTTGCATAGCATAAAATGCAACCTTAATTTACAGCAAAATCACCAAAGAGGGTGTTTCAGCATGCTGCCCCATGTTGGAGAGCAGACAGTACTATTGGAAGGTTGATAAATGCACAGAGAGTGTTAACCTTCAGCAATATATATCCTGTAAAGAAACTTGTTTACCAGCTGCTTTCCCCCAACAATGTCACATTCAGTAATTAATAACCCAAACTTTATGGTCTATGAAAAGATGTGTTATAATTAGCTTACCTTGTTTAGCACCATGTTGCCTCCTTATTTGCTTCCATTTGCGTGTTGGTAGCTGTCTTCAGACCATTGGGAAGGGGCCTCAGCAAGTCGGCCGAGGCTAGGGGAGCAAACCACAGCAAGTCCTGAGGGGCAAGCACCTGCACAAAACAAATTCAACCTCTGTGACCCCCCTTCCCTGCCACTCCACACCCCAGCCCTTCATCTACTCTTTCTTTTAGGCTCCACGGTTCAGGTCACCAAGTTTCACCTGTTAGGCAAAGCCCACAGGTGCCTTGGTCAGAGGGCTATGCTTCTGCTCTGGGCCTTATAAACATGTCCTTCACCAGCTTTTCTTGGTGGGGGCCTCATGGCTCCTGTCTTCAGCTTCCTGAGAGCCTCACAAAAGCCCTGCCCATACCGGAAGGGCTGCCTTATATCTGGAGATGGCTGAGCGGGCCCCAGGCCTGAAggaaaggatatttttaatttagaggCAGCTCACTTAGTGATAGGCCTTGCAGCGGCCCTGCTGGACTCTGTCCTTCAGAGGAATCAGGCCCATGGAGGAAATACGCTTACAGAGGCAGAAATGGCTTTCCTTTACACACAGATGTTTATAATTAGAAAGAGAAACCgagatattttttctcccaataTTGTCACGAGATATGTTCCactgcagttattttaaaaaggcctagtgtatttcagaaatgaccatttacatacatttacCAACCAAACCTCGCCATGTTCCCAAAGCCCTGGCACGTGTCTCACATTACAAGCAGCCCTTGCTAGCTGCCCTTACTTCAAAGTTGCTTGGTGTTAAACACACACACGGAGTTACTATGTCCCATTATATTTTGCTATAAGTGTAGATATTTGGGATATTGGGGCTTTTAAATACTTATCAGGACGTTCACTACTGCTAATTACCACAGAAGACATTAccttttcagctgtgtttgtggTTGCACACCTGAAGGTAACTGAGCACTGTGTCACAGCTACGAGGAAGGCACAGCAATCCATCTTCTGGGCCACCGAGGCATTACGCAGTGATGTAGGGCTGAAATGTCTCTCCAACACCGCCCTTCCAGCCCTTGGTCAGGTTCTGGCCCAGCCCTAGGTGGTCCCTGGCCATCCGACCCTCTGGTGAATCCCCATGGCTCCTCATCATGGCACAAACCACTGCAGCGTGGCCCTGCCCAGGCTCACGCACGTTATACTAATGTTGTACTAACGTTATCCTGCATCCAGCACCGCAGCTCTTTCACCCATCCAGGCACTGGGATGTGACAATCCCGAATTTAAAGGCAGGTTTAGGGTGGACTTGATTATAGCCTTTTCAGTAACTGGCAGACATCTGGGCAGTAAATGGACCCAACTAGAATAAATGGAATTATAACTGGAGACAAATTTGCCCTGGGATTATTCTGGTACATTCAAGCTGACAAATATAATAATTAGGCACTCTGCTATTGTGAGTTTCTTTTTGGTTCAGAGTGCCCAAGTGTGATACTGTCGCAGGAAAAACCTTAGGACACTTTTATCTAATCTTTGCGGCACAGGACATGAGAAGTAATTTGAACACTTCCCTTTGTAGTTAAATTAATattacatttcagtttctctctggGCATAGATCTATACTTTTGAACTTAAGCTGTGGTTTTAGGCTTGCATGCATTGCAATGTTTAAACAAAGacaataaacaaagcaaaggagcagagggaaacagAATGCCAATACTTCCAAGTTAGAATCGGTGGTAAAACATTAAGCTGAGTGAAGAATTGCAGCAGGTCTAAGCTCCTTATCCTTTGTCTTGTAGACACTGTTGATTTTAAATGTCCTCCGAGTTGAACTCATTCTTCTATAATCTTGTACCCTGAATTAGACATCTGTCCTCATGAAGAACCTTGCCTTTGAAAGATTAAAGAGGGACAGCTCATTCAGAATGGATGtctgtttaatttaaattattttactgatttatttaaatcCACAGAACTTCTTGCTCTACCAACAATTTTGCTTTGCCTCCATGATATCAAGAATACCACATGTAGCGGTGGACCTGATGGTGGAACTGGGAGAACAGCTGGGCATGGTAGGCAACGAAAGGCTTGCAGCACCccgagcagctggggctgcagttTCATGCTCAAGAAAAGCATGGGCCCAACACAAGGAAGGTCTCTGGAGCTGCAAGAGTGGTGCTGagataacacagaaaaagatgCAGGATGAGACCCCAAAGGGTAAAACTCAAAGACATGCAATGCTGAGGAAAGGTGAGAACGAAGTACTGACTGTAAAAGGGCGTGGAGCCCCCATTATTGATGCAGTCTCCTGTTTGACTTCCCTTGCGTTCAGAAAAATGGAGCTTTGTACATTTTATGCAGGAAATTGAAGTTGCATCAGAGAAACATCTGACTTCACCATCAGTTCCTTTTAATAGGAGCATCCTTAAACCGGCTCAGTGCTCAGATTGAAAGGAGTAATTCCAGCAATctaatagaaagaaaacagacagtACATAGAGTAGAAGTGGGAAATTTATTATGTTaacacacaataaaaataaaatgatcagtgtgaaaaagaaaaaaagaaaaaaagaaaaaggcttcgATTTCAATCCCCAGGGCTGACTGCACGGTTTCCTGTAGTTGGACTATTCAAGAACTTTCTGGTCATTCCCCATTTGTTACTATCCATGCTTGTCTCGTCCCTGGTATGgtcattacatttatttttatagctgcTTTTATCCAAAGCATATGTTTTCAATGGCCTTCATTCCTTATCTTCAGTGCTTTCAATTACATAATGCAGCACGGTACCTGGCAATTCCAAAGCAAATGTATCTTGGATGATagattacaaatgaaaaatgaacactCTGAGACATCTTAATAGCTTATTTCCACCCATGCTTCCTGCCAATGTGCCTCTGTGTCTCATACATGTATCCAGATAGATCAAAACATCAGTATATTCAGTATATTCACCAGTCGGTATATTCACTGCATTCATTTTTAGTTTCAGTGCTGATAGCCAGGAAATAATCAAAAATGCTGAAGGTTCTTTATTGAACAGCAAAACTTAAATGGCAGTGATTGAAAGCTGCCTTACATAGACTAGAAAGTATTTGATTTTAATCAGTTAGGAAGGAAACggtaaaacaaatgaacataGTCTGATCTTCAGAAAGGTCCTCATGGGAAAGGGAAGTGCTCTGCTTCTCAAAGGTTAACAGCCTCACGGTGCCCTTTCTGGGAACCCAGTGCCTGATTTGCGAGCTAGTtgcttcctgccttcctcccgTCCATGCAGAAGAAAGGTGTGCTTCTGCAGCTTTGAAGCCAGTGGAAGTTTTGCTGTTAAATTAAACATGGGAAGGACTTGGGTAGTCACTTGTGTGGACTGAGGGAATAAAGTACCAAAGGCACCGCTCTCTGGCATCACCGATACAGAAATACCACAAACAGAGGCCAGAGCAGGCCAAAGAGAGAAAACCAGTCCCTTCTGTGCCGCAGGAATGCGCCAGCTGCTCCAGGGAAGAAGTGCAGAAACAGTGACCTGGGAGTCACTTGTGATGTCCCTGTACCTGTCCTGTGCTCCAGCACTACCAGGCTCAATTCTAGGCAACTAGAATATTTCTTGTAAGTCAGTGACAAGTTACATACTCCATATGGGTCTATACATTCAGGCTCGAGCCACGTGCATTAACATTTGTGATGCTGAATCTGCAGGCTTCACTGATCATTTCTAGTTTGCCTCCGATGCGCTCTCAGCCTCTGAAGCTAAAAGGAACTGTTTGTAAAGAAAACCAGTGAGCCACTGCTCTCCTGTTCATTGTGCTCATGTCTGGTACTGGTGGCTACAATGCACGGTCCCGGAGAAGGATAATGGCCCACAGTCTTCATTTCCTGGGTGTTTCAAATCATTTGGGTTGGTAAGAACACAGTGTGCTTGTGCTTCATGTTGTATAGGGTTAATGTGTACACGAGCCAAGGGTCTTCTTTGAAATGCTCATTAGTAGCTGatgatttcttttctgtcagGGCTTTGACTGCTTCCAAGATCCATGTACTTAATACTTGCAGATGTTTTAAATCCTGCTCTGGAATTCCCGGGATGACAGTAAATAGACTAAATGacaagtgttgttttttctcgTTTTCTTTCAGGAATCTGTCTTTGATTTGGAATTGCTTACTCCTTATTTCATACTGAAAGACGGAGACATAATGACAGATAGACAGTTACAATGAGACTTGGGAACTCACTTCTGATCACTGTCAAACCCAGACCTGTCTCATGATGTTAGCAAGATTTGGGGAACGTTCTGGtaaattttcatgaaatatcAGGTCTGAAGGTATCTTTGTAAGTAATCAGAAATACACAGTTCATTTTGGGATACTTTGATACCAAGCTCACAGGTGGTTGTTATTATTCTAGATTTCAGAGTGCAAtcactgtaaataaaatctcaaaatCTCCAGCCAAATAAAGGCTCTACCTTCATTACACTCCTTCCAGGTTTTCTTGAAATCTTAGATTAGGTTTCGATTAGATCACTCCATAACgtaactgcagaaaacaaaggaataaaggaataaaGTGAATTTGCTTCGGGCCCATCTTTTCTTGGGCTTGGACAGGTGTTTCTCATGACTGCAACACAGTCTTGGGCCGAAAGCCCATCTTTTGAGATGAGAACAAAACAATCTCTTAACCTCATAGCGGCTGCAGTGATTCCTTCGTCTTAACTGAGCCTGACCAAGTGCAAGGGATCTGCTCTCAGTGGTGCCAGGCCTGGAACACTGAAATGGAGCAAGCTTGGAATTTCCCCCTGAACAAATGTCACAGTCAAGCTGAGTCTAAGTTTAGCAGGAAATGAAAGATAGCAATAATCAAATTTAGAGCCTAAAATGTGTGTTAATTTATCCCTGGTTTGGCCTGTTTCTAAAGgttcctgctgctggggtttCTAGCTGCCTGGTGATGTTGAAATGTGTCCAGGGTGCTTCCTCTGTCTCGTGGCTGTTGTCCAGCCAAACAGCTGCAACCTGATTGCTCTTTCTTCCCGGTTTCCCTTGTGACAGTGCTGACAGTGAACGTCTCATTTAAATCTCATTGCAGCAAAGTGACTCAAACATTACCAGTGCATTCTTGCTCCTGGATGCACTTTAAATAAGATCAACGTGGCTCCCCAGATAGTACCTAGGATTCATCCAGGATTCCAAGCCAGAGCgttaaaatactgaaaggaaaactgagGGTGGAACCAGCTCTCCCTCAGGAAAGAATAAACCAGCATCCATTCCTCTGTTTTGTGACTGACCCGGGTCTCAGGTCAAGAGAGGAAAGCCTCCAAGCATGTTCCCAGTAGACAATCGACCAGTTTCTTTGGAAAAGCTTgttccccttccctccacccAGGCCAGCAGGGGTTTTCCTTCCCACGCCGTCTCCTCTTGGCTTTCGCTCCTGGCCTTACTTTGGAGGAGACAGTGTTTTCTCACATACGTCTTCAGTcgagaagaaaacatttcaccCTTTGTTTTCACACTTTCCACTCCCAACCACAACGGTTGGGCTTTGATGTTGATTACTGTATTATACAGGTTCTGAATAAATCTGCACCAGTTTGCCATGCTGCCCAGCACAcgctgttttgctttgctggtCTCAAAGTTCTTGTCCCTGTGTAATCCACCTCTCTTCCCTGAATCTGTAAGAGCTTCTTGGACTGTATCACCTTGGCATTTCCTGTGTACGTGCCCTCAGCCTGATACCGCCGTAACTTTTCCTTTCGCagcattacaaaatattttgagctaGGTGCTGTTATGCATTCAAAATCATGGGATCTAGCTCATGCCATATTTTGATCAGTATCTTGACCAACTGTTTTGACTGCTAAGCTGTGGGAGAGGTAAGGATACTCGTAAGGGAGGGCCTTAATTTCTCGAGCTGGTTATTTCCCTTGCTCTGATCCAACacagcctgagctgctgcagcctttctGTGGCCAAGCCATTGCACTGCAGAGCACATCGGGCTGGGCACTCATTATTCCTCTCTCCGTAACTGAACCAAACCGCGCCTGTAGCCAATACACAGCAGAGAATTTATTGTCTGTCTCTGGAATTAGGCAATTATGTTAATTGTCTTCGTTTTCCAGGACTCTATCATTGTCTTCCTGAACCATTAGTGGCATAGCTATTTGTGTACCAGCACGAGCTGCCTGGAAGAAAAGCTAAAATTGAACAGAAAGTGAATCAAAGACAAGGACAGACACCTCTCAAAGGCAATTGCACTCAGATATCCTGGGGAGCCCTGATAAATCCCTTTCCTGCTTCCACAGCTCTTTTCCCTCATTGTAGCTTTGGTTTGAGGAGCCTTTACTAAGCAGCAAGACATTCCTAAAGAACACCAGCAACCAGCTAACCgacttctttcctcttttgtgATTTACTTTGTCACTGACATACCAAATGCAATGGAACTCCTAGTCAAAATGATTGGCGTGGCTCTGGCTTTCCCACATGCAAAGCCCACTAAAGAGCACTAGGACATCAGTGGGACGTAAGGAAGGAAACTGTACAGCCTGTtctattacttttttccctttgtagcCTGGATGTTAATCCCTATATCATTTTCCACAATGGACATGTGGTCTGGAGTAGGACTTGTTTTAGGTGAACACAATGGCAGTCAATAattgtgggttgttttttacACAGAGTCCCTAGACCAGCAAGTCactcaatatttttaatacactaAACTCATGACACTCAGCAAACACATTATGTCTTATTTATATGTCATTTATCCGTACTTACTTGATGTCTGTGGTATCATGAACACATTCAGAAGAGTTTTAATTCTGACTGAATCCCTctttgatcagaaaaaaatattaacttccACTTGCAGGATTTATTGATTCTTTAAAGTAAGGTGATTCGAGCACAGTTGTGATGCAACAAGAACACAGTGCTAGAGCACAGTACACATTTTGGGAAAACAACTGGGATCTGGGGGTGAAAAGTCCTCTGGTAGTTTTGGGACACCATCCAGTATTTTCAGATTTGGCAAACTGAAGAATACACttaaaaagagataaaagaaaaaaaaaatgagagaagtaTTCTTTGGAGATGCTGAGAACAAAACAGACACTGACAAAAAACAAATAGGGGATACAAAGATAACTAAAATGTATTTGCGTTGTTGGAAATCTTGATTTGGTATTTGTTGCAGAATTTGTTTggtaaagaattattttttttccagtttttattctgttgcCCAATTTTTATATCCTCAAACTCATGAAAGCACTCCAGGTATCTACATTTTGAACAGAGTAGAACCAAACCAGTTGTCTAATTTAAAAGACAGGGCACAGGGTTAGCCTAGACTGAAATTCCTAGGCTGCTGAAAATCAAAGATTCAGACTGCAAGAAACTCAGCTCAACTTTTATCCTTCTGTGAGAGAGAAGCAGGGCTCTCTGCAAAGCACCTCCATttctcacaaagaaaataagtccTCTCTCTTTGGTAGGCATGCTGCCAAACTGAAATGAATGGCTCTACCTCTTGTTATACTGCTCCTTTCAAACAGCTTATCAGTATCTCTAACCTTGGTCATTACGACTGCTGTTTGCTTCAGAAGAGGCGTTTGATGGGATTGTAGCCCCCTACAAGCATTACACAGGGTCCTAACCCACATGCTGTGGCATTTGCTCCTGCGCCTTCTGAGGTGAGCACGGACTTCAGGGCTCAGCCTCGGCATGTCAGGGCTTTATCTAGGCTTGTAAATGATTCTCTCTGTCTTCCAACACTGGCAGTGAAAGCAATACCAGAGAGAtatatttaattgctttaaaagttGGTAGGATTAAGGGCATAAAGATAATTAATAGTTGTTAAAAAGcgcttttcagcttttgttctCCTGGACCTTTTGATATGTAAATAAGATGTGAAATCCATTATATTAAATTTACTGTTTAACTTTCACTTTGATACCTGCCTATCCatctttaaaaagcacaagCATTTCCATAACACTGGTAAAGAGCTGCCTACTAGATTGAAGTAAAAGCCAACAGGAAACTTagaaagcttttcatttaacaagttccttctctttttttctatcCCGGGAAGAAAGGACTTCTCACATACATGCAGTAAGGTTTATCTCAGAAATAACCTGCTGCAGATGACTGACTAGattctgtgtttgttgttgGGAAAAACACCCAACCATGTCGATTTCCAAGTGGGGAACACGCTTCATTCTCATTTTGACCCATGTCCAATTTTTTCCTGGCAATGGGGTTTTGGAGTCAACATTAATTGGGTAAAATGGAATAGGGATGTGAGTGTCAAAATGTGCATGAGACTTAGAATAAATTATCTTGCCCTGAATTCTCTACTCTGTCATGGATTTGAGTTTTCATTTCTAGTATCTGAGGCAGCTCAGTTAAGTCTATTCTACATGGCATTGCCTGCAACCTATACATACACCAGGTGGAGGATTCAAGGCAGTGCAATTCCCACTGTGCTGTCACAGAGAGAAAGCACTGAAtccagaaaaatcaaatgaaggCAACcaaaatttctctttctttagcTCACATCTCTCAACACATCCTTCTCATTCCACCTCTGACATCTAATGCAATTTAGACTCCTTTCAGAATACAAGTGATGCAATGAGACAGAAGAGAGTTTGAGTAATAAGGAGTTTCTATTAATAAAAGAGAATCTAATTTATCTGCCCTAGTCGCTGTCTCTACACTTGATCCATGGACTTAGTTCAGTTCATGAACTAATCATTCACATGATTAGAAAGCCTCCAAGGAAGTTTCTGAATACTTTGTGGCTATCCTTAGAAAATGGCCTGCCAGCCCACCTTCCTGAAGCACCTGTGATGGTTGGGAAtatgggaaaataaagagaTTACTCGGGAGAAcatgtatttcacagaatcacagaatggctcggagtggaagggacctctgtaggtcatctggtccaaattCTTCTTCTGTCAATGGGCATCAAATTTGGGATCCTGGTTGAGATCCTATTCTTTTTGTGCTCTctcacaaacatttctttgtgtTAACCCACTTTTCTGGCCATGGGATGGTAACACTTACTGTTGCCTGTAGCTTTCTTGAAACTCACAGGGATTCCTCTTGAGTATAAGGGATTCGAGTGGAGTGTGTCTCAAGTCTGATATTCCACTTAGTGTCATAATGTTATTTTCAGCCAGTGATAAGTGCTGAATCTGAGGTATTTTTGGCAGCTGTTTGAAGGATGTAAAGTAGTTTTTATTGACATTTAGTTCTCTGCATCTGTAAAGTACAAAGCACATGACATCACTGACCACATTCATAATAGTACATACCTGTAAGCCAAGCATGGCATTTTAGAGTTTCCAATGAGAGGTACAACAATTTGATTCCTAGGGacctgttttcacatttttttacatATGTGTTGTTTTTGCTAACCAAGGTCTGCAAGATAATATCCTCTATTATATACTCTATACTATAGAGTATCCTCTATATCCTCTATATCCATCTATTCTCTATATCCTCTATAATATACTCTATACTCTCAGCTTTCTTTATATTGTACAATAGATCCATCATTACTCCTGTTCTCTGTATTAGAGCTTTGGATATACCTGGCCACAAGACATCAGAATAGCAATAGACTCATTGTAAAAATATAGTTGTAATGGTTGCATCTGGCCTCTCTGCTCGGGTCATGTTCCACCATCTCTTTGTACTTGTTAAACTCTTTCAGTGTTTAACAAGTTCCCTTTTaggaaaaatatcactgaacTTGAGAAGACTCATGAATTATCCACCAAGAATAAAGGGGATGTAATCTTACCTCCTTACTGAATATTTTCAACTTGGGTATAACATGAACTCAAAATAGAAATATACTGATGGATTCTCAATGTAACAACTCCAAAAATATCATATTTTGGCAGTTTGCAAGAGTCTGCTCCAGCCATTACTTACGTaaataacagtttttatttctatgatatcaaaaaatatatatataggcagAACATTTTGTCTACCTTGGCAACCGTATGGCACTTAGGTCTGTCAAAGAATTGTCCACCAACCACAGTTTTTCCACACGAATTAATCTTTGGAGAATTCTCCTGAAGTTTTCCACTTGGTAAAGATCACCCAGGTCCTGAAATGAGAGGTTCAACTcctggggagagaaaaataatagaaattacttacatttttttcttgctttctagtAACTATATTATTAAATCTTTTCAATGTCAGAATTAGTTAAAAGGTGAATCAATTTTATTATGCTACCCTTCCaccaattaaaaacaaatggtgGTGCCAAATTTGCCGTTGAATCATAGCGATGCACTGCATAATGCAATGAAAGTAAGGTCACCTGAAGCGGTAATGATAGAAAAAGCTGGAGTTTTGCCAATCAGATAGCAGTCATCTGCGTGGGGCTGCAGATGGGAGTGTTTCCCGACCTCCTGCTCTCTCTATCATCATCTGATCCACTGGTCTCCTTCCTCCACCCACTATCCAACAGACTTTTCCACAATCACCCTTGTTCtttgcttcattatttttgtattttctcctatGTGTTCTCTTATGCCCCAAAACATCTCTTAAGCATGTGAACCTTTCTTCCAGTGTCCTCCTTTGTCTTTAACTGGGGatgcctgtgtgtgtgctggcTGGAGAAAGCAGAACTAAGTGATCatgacttaaaaataagttCCTACATGGATCCTCCTTGACCTCAGGCAGGTCATCCCTTATGCCTGATGAGAACCTGAAATAACGTGGTAACTCCAGCCGAAAGAACTGCCTAGGCTGGTAGGAGGACTGAGggggaaaactgaaatta containing:
- the LOC118171576 gene encoding uncharacterized protein LOC118171576 → MKEPCIEHFKKLRTLPAFPFTVIITTSSSGVTTSNQKFCKSYSTCCSILSDTDIVPPLLSPSRGFIRQNWDSGLPSLLPSDSFKYLSWHDIEEHDVQGNQLHCPRVRKGPSEEELFFRGEEHTLKKRKLVTDTEKWQKKLQENWENCAELNLSFQDLGDLYQVENFRRILQRLIRVEKLWLVDNSLTDLSAIRLPRCRELNVNKNYFTSFKQLPKIPQIQHLSLAENNIMTLSGISDLRHTPLESLILKRNPCEFQESYRQHVFFSLPNLKILDGVPKLPEDFSPPDPSCFPKMCTVL